The following DNA comes from Miscanthus floridulus cultivar M001 chromosome 5, ASM1932011v1, whole genome shotgun sequence.
gaaCTAGTTTGACCGGCACGTTTCtcataattgtattcttttgtggaTAGAGGGAGTATAATATAGTTACAAGAAATATCGCTAGGAGATTTACGACTGTCAGATTTTATTAACTTTGATTAGATTTATAGATGTTATCAATATTTTTATCTGTAAATAAGtttgttataaaaatatatttaacgaATATTAATATTTAGAAATAAATACTCGACGGAGGAAGTAGATGGGACCCTAAACCATTGTAGCCGTGTATAACACCCCTACCCCTCCCTTCCACCGCTCCGTTCCCGTCCTCGCCGTGGCGTGCTCTGCTCAACTCTCCCGCGCTACGTCTCCTCGACTCCTGCGCTCTTCTCTTCTCTGGCTCCGGCCCCGGCTCGGATGGGAAAATGTGAATTTTGCCCTTATAGGGAGTGGGCTTCGCTAGAATGCCCTTAAGTTTGTGGGCTTCGCCAGAATGCCCTTATAAAAGATGTGTTTCACGCTATTTTTCCATTTCGTGTTTTTTTCAACTTTGTAAATTTCTGACCCCATCTTTTTGACCAGGCGTGACCGTTTTACCCCTGTTCGCGACTAGGGAAAGCGAGCAGATGCAATCGAATAGAATCGAGCAGAGAGGGAAGTGCGGGTGGTGGTGCTGCTCGCCGTCGGGCACAGAGAGAGACGGTGGGAGACAGAGAGGGGCTTGAGCGGTGGAGCCGCTCACCGCTGAGCAGAGCACCTGGGCGAGTGGCCGATCGCTGGACCTAGGCGCTTGGGCGAGTGCCCACCTGGACCGAGCGCTGCTCTGGCGCTGGGAGCACGCGACTCCTGTTGCTCGGCCTCCCACGACGAACAAGCAGGAAGAAACGAAGAACAACAGGTGCTGCCTGCCAACTGCACGTGAGTGATCGGGGCTGCTAGCCAAGGACTAGCGGCACACTGCGCTGGCCCTGTTGTTCGCCCCTGTGTGCAAGCAAAAGAACAGGAGACCGATGCCTTCAAGAACAGAAAAGGGCGACAACAAAATTGATGAAATCCGACTCAAAACTCCATGATTCGCTCCTAAATTTTACGAGAAATTCAACTACCTACGAACTCATCCCCAACAAATCATCTCTTGGGATTAACCCAAACTCCGGAAAATCTAGAACAGGAAACCGGCGGCCACAAAATCGACGAAAAATTGGACCAAATCAAAACAAATCGTGACCAAACTTTTCACAGGCCATCACAAGGGAGTTGGTGAGCATACTCTAAGAGATCATCGCCCAATTTCAACCCAAACTCCGGAAAAATTAGATCACGGCCAAGAACACGAAAAACTCCCCAAAAACGAAATTCGTTCAATTTCTTTGTGCTCGACTCGATTCAATCAAATTCACTTAAGGGGTAGCATCAACTCATGTCATAGCACGAATATGAGCAAAAAAAGAACGAACTAAATCGGTCTCAAAATGAAGAATCGAAGCAAGAACGGGGGAGGAAAAAACTAAGAAAAAAGCTGCAAAAATAAAATCACAGACACAATCCCTAGAACACGAATTGGTAGTGTCGTTGCCAATTGGTGCGTCCTTTCATAGATAAACACTGAGAAGGCAAACATTGGAACAACAGGCATTCTAGGCCAAACCATAGAACACGAATCGAAGTCATCGAAGAGACGAATTAGAGAGGCAAAAGCAAAATCCCAAAATACAAGAGGAAATGGGAGCACTTGAGACTGCTCTGTGCCAACCGCGGCACCGCCGAGACCTAACGACACCGGGCACGAGCACCATGAGCGGCCACaacaggagagagggagagggggaaAGATGAGGACGACTCTGCCCTGCCctgcgccggccgcgccacggcCCGGTGGTAGATCGAgacggagggagagggagagggagagggagaggggagggggccGCCCACGCTGCGCCACctcgggagagagagggagagggagagaggaaggggaggcgacGGGAGCGAGAGAACGAGAGGAGGAGAGATGAGAGGGcagaggtcaatgagctcaggaGTAAAATGGTTAGTTCAGGCTAAAATTTTGGGTGAAAAATATTAAAAATGAACTTAAATCTTAAAATGATATTATAACGTGTTGGACTTATTTCGTAAAGATATTTCAACGAAGTCCACAAATTTAATGACATTTGGACAAGCCCACCCGCCGTGAGGGCAAATTTCCAATTTTGTCAGCCCGGATTCGACGGTGAGGGCGGGCGCATCCTATCCCCTCTCCTTTGACACCTACACTTTCCTCAAACCCTAACCGTCTCTGCTCTTCCCCGCTGTCTCGTTTTCCGCCTTCCTGCACAGCTTGCTCCGTTTCTTCCTCGAACACAGATTCTGTGCCCCACCCCGACTCTACCTATAAATCTCACCAGCACACCCCCCGAATCCCGGCAAAACCCACCGGCAGAAGCTAAGctcgggccgccgccgccgccgccgccgcgatgaTCCTCCGCATCCGCAGCCGCGACGGCACGGACCGCATCACGGTCCCAGACTCGGCCTCCGCCACCGTCGCCGACCTGCAGCGCCTCATCGAGTCGCATCTCACCGTGCCCGTCCCGCTCCAGCGCCTCTCCCTCGACCCGGCCCTCCTGCTCCCTAACCCCTCCGCCGCTGTTCCACTCCTCGCCAACCCGGCGGCGCCGCTTGCCTCCCTCCGCCTCGCCAACGGCGCCTTCGTCTACCTAGCATACCCGCCCGACGCGCGCTCCGCCCGCCCGACGCCGCCCAAGGCGCTTTCCGCCGCCGGCTCCTTCGGCAAGAAAATGACCATGGACGACCTCATCGCGCGCCAGATCCGCGTCACACGCCAGGAGAACGCCctctgcgccgccgcctcctttgACCGCGATGCCGCCAACGCGTTCCAGCTCTACGTCGCCGAGTCCCTTGCTTTCGCCGTCAAGCGGGCGGGCTTCCTCTACGGCCGCGTCGACGCAGAGACCAAGGAGGTCTTCGTGGACTTCATCTATGAGCCGCCGCAGCAGGGCTCCGAGGACGTGGTCCACCTCATGAGGGATCCCGAAGAGGAGGCCCGCGTCGATACCATCGCCGAGGGGCTTGGGATGCGCCGGGTCGGCCTCGTGTTCACGCAGGCCGTCGGGAGGAAGGCCAGTGAGACTGGCGAGTACACCATGTCCAACCGGGAGGTTGTGCAGGCGGCCCAGCTGCAGGCTGAGGGCGGGATCCCGGAGTGGGTCACCGCCATAGTCAAATTGGAGGTGGGGGATGACGGCACTGGGGATGTGCACTTCGAGGCCTTCCAGATGAGCGAGATTTGTGTCAAGCTCTTCAATGATGGGGTACTGGAAACTGAGGTTCAGGATGCTGATGATCCCCGTCTGTCAAAGATGCGGAAGGAGGTGGTGGCTGGGGGGAAGGATACTTTGGAGGTGGATAATGATTTCTTCCTCGTGCCCGTCAAGATCTCTGATCATCAGGTATGCTCCTTTACTCATTCCTGCTCCTGTAGTTTGGAATTTATAGATCACCAGGTATACTCCTTTACTCCTGTAGTTTGGAATTTATAGTTCATAATATGAATAGAGGATTGGATATAACTTGGTGAATAAGGACTAAATATATAAAGAATGTGGTGCTCAGAAACCTAAAACACTAGGTTGTAATATCTGACTATGACTGTAGATCATTTCTCTGCAATGTTATTGGTATTTCAGAACCTTTGAAGGGAACCAAGTAGATATGTGCTTTATACATGTATAGCTTGATCTGATATGATGTTCAATTCATTGACAATACTGACCTTTCTGAGTGAACCAAGTCGATATGTGCTTGAACTATATATTAAATTTAGCCATGGAACAACAATTTACTGAATATAATCAACTCTGCAGCATGGTTTACATCTAAATTTACCAATCATAGGtaaaattagtttttttttccattAACAGGAAGGGTTGCCGCTTCACTTGCAGTTGGTTAATGAGCTACTTTTTTCCATTAAATTTCCCAGTACCCTTTCATTTACAGCCAGCGTGGGCGTGATTAAAGGCACCTAATCTGGGTTTAAAACTTTAATCTTTTAGGTTCAAGGATATATGAATTTGTACTAGGGAGCAGTAAATCACAATAACCCATTCTTATCAGTGGAGACTATGAATTACATTACATGTTGATCATTAGAGAAGAGTAGTAAATTGACACACTATATATTTGACTTGAAACTGTAGGATTGTCCCTTTGGACATGCATACTTTTGACTTGAAACCATAGGATTTTCCCCTTCGAACACAGGGGTGGACCTATGGAAAAATTTGAGAGGGGGCACACCTCAAGGGCTGCAAAAATTTTGGTAGCTTAAGCATGGTGAAAATTTGTTGATTATATTAGCTTCAAAATTTTTGAGTGGGCCTGGACCCTGTACCTTCATTGGCTTCTGTGTAGGTCTGCCCCTGCTTCAGTAACTTGACATGCTTACCTTGTTGGTTGAAAGAATGCTTCTCTGTGAAGTGACACAACCTAGTACACAGTAGTTAAACAGATTTTTTTATTGTGGTTATGTTGTGGATGAGTCTTAGAATGACATCTAGACATGTGGGATGTATGAACTTCACTGGCATTTTTTTACTTGAAGATGTGCTTACAGTCCGTATAATCCACAAATAAGAGTTGGTTTGGTTATAAAGATTCACATTTCGTAGTCACTTTTTTTAACCAAAAGAAGGAGCTCTGGCAATATGAGCACATATGCTTGGCCCTAGGGCCTGAATGAGTGTAAAAACTAAAAACCCTTCTACAAGGAACATAGTATGGAGAGTGGTGTGCATAAAAGTTATATGAGATATAATTTTGTCATTTATAGGTCACAAGAATGTATAGTTCGTTATTTTTTTGGGTGCTTTTATTGAAAAAAATGGCAGTGTTTTGTGGGGATGGTAGAACCGTACAGGATCTTGTCAGTTAATTATCACAAGATAACTGTTCTGGGCATGTACTTCTTTAGTACCAATGTACCATACTTCTGTTGAGATTAATGGGGCTGCGAGGACCCAGAATATCTACAATTGCAACAAACTtgtagaaaaaaaggaaaattggTAATATATATCCACTATATACCTTTTgccccacccccaccaccacaccaccacagaCACACAAATATTCTGTGAATCCACCTTTAAAAGAATTATATCAGAATCTTCATCTTAAGGGATCTCACATTGAAGGCTCTAAAGTTACTTTTCCTCAAAGAAATATTCTATGGATCTACCTTTGAAAGAATTCTCAGAATCTTCTTCATTTTCTGAGATTATTTCTAGAataatcttataatatatatttttaaCATAGCATATTCTAAAAGCCCTTCATTATATACCATGATAAACTGTATTAACTTTGGGTTAGTAAAATCATCCAAACTTAGTAAACGTGGGTGTTATACCTAAAGCCTTCAACTATTACACTGATGCTGCATTTAAACTGGCTACATTATTTGCTAATTGCTGTATATTCCAATCGAGCTGGTCATGATTGTTTATTCGACATAACAATCCTCGCATATTTGGCATTGTAAGCCGCAGATGTTAAAATTATGTTAAACTGAGTCAAACATATTAGGTATTGAAGCTGTAGTAAGCATATTTGCTTCCATAACGAACATGCATTTTTCATGGATGCCTAGCTTAAAATCAAGCAGAAATTGCCTCCTGATTGGTCCTTGTTCCACAAAGTTAGTGCACTGAAATTGAATAACCGCAAGTGTGGTACAGTTGCATGGTAGTAGTGTTATTCATTTATTTTGATCTGCATCATCACGGTTAATtgatgtttttatttggtaaagaGTGGCATAGTATTCTTGATTAAGAGTTATATATCCAACTCTTTCACAATATAGTTCTCGCATATGTCCTTTAATATATGTAATTAGATTGATGATCCACTAGATTTACACATTAAAACATCTTCAGCTTTGGTGACTGTTCTATGTTGGGGTGTGACCATATTTCATAATTTGACACAAGGAAGCGAGGAAATGGTTCACTGTCCTCTTGTGTTAGCTGATTACAGAATTCTGTTTTACCCATCAAGATGTTCAAGTTATAACCATGGTTTGCTTGGTGATTGCAGGGTCCACTCTCAGTAGGCTTTCCTATAGAGAACCGTGGAAGTCCTGTGGGCATGAGTGCGCTGAGAAGTCACCTTGAGCGGATGAAGCATTTGGCATTTGTGAGGCGGATCTCGGACTTCCATTTGCTTCTTAAGCTTGCTACTTTCCTAGATGTAAAGGCAGACATGCCTACTATAGCTGCATGTGTAAAAACTCAGAGCAGGGTGCCCGAGGGGTACCAGTTGCTGATCGAGTCCTTTGCTAGTCAGGGGTAATCTTGCCTCTGAAAGCATGACACGACGATGCATAATTATTTACTTGTCACATCATGTGTAACTTATGGATGTCTCAGGTGTATAAGTATTGTTCAATTCTTATGCTATTACCTTTGTGATAGCATGAGATCTGCCGTTTTGGGGACGATTCTTGAATCTTGCCCTACACTGACCGTGTCGCAAGTCTTACTCTGGTTATGAGATAGGGAACAAAGGCGGTACTGAATGACTGGCACCTGATCAAAACTGTCATGATCTGTGCCTTGTTCTGAAAGTAACGCGGTCAATGTCTTGCTACTTGTTCTTTCTCTAAGTTTTGGTCAATATCTTGTTACTTATTCTTTCTCCTCTATAAGTTGGATAATCTCTGTTGTGGTCAATAGgtacttattctttcttctcCAACTTAGGTTCG
Coding sequences within:
- the LOC136450819 gene encoding NPL4-like protein: MILRIRSRDGTDRITVPDSASATVADLQRLIESHLTVPVPLQRLSLDPALLLPNPSAAVPLLANPAAPLASLRLANGAFVYLAYPPDARSARPTPPKALSAAGSFGKKMTMDDLIARQIRVTRQENALCAAASFDRDAANAFQLYVAESLAFAVKRAGFLYGRVDAETKEVFVDFIYEPPQQGSEDVVHLMRDPEEEARVDTIAEGLGMRRVGLVFTQAVGRKASETGEYTMSNREVVQAAQLQAEGGIPEWVTAIVKLEVGDDGTGDVHFEAFQMSEICVKLFNDGVLETEVQDADDPRLSKMRKEVVAGGKDTLEVDNDFFLVPVKISDHQGPLSVGFPIENRGSPVGMSALRSHLERMKHLAFVRRISDFHLLLKLATFLDVKADMPTIAACVKTQSRVPEGYQLLIESFASQG